The Aspergillus fumigatus Af293 chromosome 3, whole genome shotgun sequence region CATCCACCAGTCACGATCGGACCTGTTCCAGCACTTCTCGAGGGTCCTGCTTCTGGCCCGAGGAGGATACACCGTGTATGCGGGGGAGGGCGAGAAGATGCTCCCGTACTTCCGGTCCTTGGGATACGAGTGTCCCAAGACCACGAACCCTGCCGACTTTGTTCTGGACCTGATCACGGTCGACCTACAGCAGGAAGACCGAGAAGCGCTGACCCGCGAGCGCGTACAGAAGTTGATCACTAGTTGGGATGGCCAACAGCAGGACGAAGGCCGGCGCCCGTCACAGATTGCGACTCCGGCGGAACTTGGAAGCTTGAAGAGACGGATGCTTCCCTTTCGGATCACGTACCCGTTGGTGCTGCACCGTGCCGCGATCAATTTCTGGCGTCAGCCGCCATTGGTGATGGCTCGGTCATTGCAGGTGGTAGGGATTGCGATCATCATGGCTCTGTTCTTTGCTCCTTTGAAGAACGACTATGCTGCTGTGCAATCGCGGATGGGGTTTATCCAGGAGTTTGCTGCGCTCTATTTCGTGGGTGAGTTTTCGTCCATTATAATCCAACGCGTTAGATCCAAGATGCTAATGAGATAGGGATGCTGCAAAATATCGCCATCTACCCGAACGAACGGGACGTCTTCTACCGGGAAGAAGCGGACCACTGCTACTCTGCCGAGACTTTCATTCTACAGTACACGACGCTCGAAGTACCCTTTGAGGCGATCTCCTCAATCATCTTCGGGGTGCTCGCAGCCTACGCGGATAATCTAGAACGCAGTCCAAAGATGTTCCTCATCAGCGCATTCAactgcttctgcatcatcagCTGCGGCGAGTCTGTGGGAATCATGTTCTGCACGCTCTTCTCGCACGTCGGATTCGCCGTCAACGTCACGTCGATTCTGCTGTCTATCTCAACTATCTTGGGTGGCGTGATGAGCCTGAACGTCAACGACGTCCTGCAGGCCATCAACCACCTGTCACCGATCAAGTACTCGATCGCCAACCTGGCGCCGTACGCGATGCGCGACCAGCATTTCACATGCACTGCGTCGCAGCTCTTGGCGAACGGGACCTGCCCGATCCAGACCGGGCAGCAAGTGCTACAGCTGTACAATCTAGACAAGAACGCGCCCATGAACGTGATGGCTCTTGGCATCTGCACGATCATTTACCGGTTGGTGGCGTATGCGATGCTCAAGGTGATGCGCGAGGGATTTTGGCGCCGCCTGCGCTAGGGTAGACTTGACATTGTCTCTTGGTATTTCAGATTGCGATTGGTAGTAGGAACCCGCCAATAAAAACCATTGCCAACAAGAGAGAACCCCCCGGGATGAACTTCTACATTCAGATGCGTAGACGATACCTGAAAGAGTACTCCGTTGCGCATCCGTCATGCGCAGCAAAGTCTAGACCACAGCGATTCCGAGCCGGATCGGGATTTGGAAGGAATAGTGTGGACCCTTCTGCACGTGAGACAGTGACGCGTCGTGCGTTGCTTATTAACATGTTCAGACTCCAGAATACAGAGGATCAACCTAGTCGTCTTGACacgagggagaaaaaaaaatgaaaaaaaaaaatgaaagagagagaatgaGGCATCAAGGCAGCAACTGCCCATACTGACCAACCAGATAAGGCATTCGCATACGGCTAGTCGGCACAATGCTTATTTAAGCACTGGTGGCCACAGACGCTGGTCATTGGTTCAGACAGATCCACACAGAGAAACAATTTTGCGCACTCTCAAAGATCTGTCCCACTGTGGCGCTGGCGTACGTAGTCAATGTCCATTACTCCGCATTGTTTGCAGACTCTGGACTGGAGACTCCAGTACGACCGATTCTATGACATGGTCTGGCCCACTGGCCACTGGCCACTGGCCCCTGCCTTGCTTGCGTGTTAGGATCTTAGTCGGGAGCCTGGATTGCCAACTTTCAGGGTGGCCGTGATGTGATCAGTCAGATGCTTTTAAGAGTAGAATTGAGAACTTCACCAGAAGCAGAGAGCAAGTTTTGTTGTAGTCATGATGATATTCACAAGTCTATAGTCTATAGTCTAGTCTACGTTCCTGTACAACCGTATCCAATCCATATATGACTTTTTTCATATATCGTATAGCATAAGCATGAATCGCAGCGCGTCACTCGACCTGTTCGACAGGGAGAGAGCGGCTAGCACTCTTATATACGACAAGTTTTTGACAGCGAGAGAATGAAGTCAACCAGGAGTGAGAGAATGTCATGTCCCAGTGTCTTCTgacaaggaaaaaaaaaaaagaaagaacaAAGGTCCACATGTTCAGGACCTCGATTGCATCAAGCAAGAGTTGAAGGTGACCAGTGACCAGTGGCCGGGTATAGTTGTATTGGTTCGTCGTCGGCTCGCCGACGTTTATTGCATGCTTTTTGTCTTGCTAGCGGTCTAGTTGCCAATGTTCACCACGAAAGAAGTGTTGATGGGGCAGCCGTGGGTGGCATGGTCGTCCTTGGGCTGCAGGTAGGCCTCGGCGCAGGCAGTGTCGCCGGCCTTGCAGTTGACAGAGGGGCAGTCGCCGCCGGACTGGGAAGGCTCGACGGTGAAGCCGAACTTGGAGAACTCGGAGTCGGTGCCCATGTCGATGCAGGACATGTCCCAGTAGATGGTGTCACCGGACTGGGTGTACTCAAACTGAAGGACGTCAGACTGGTCGGGCTTGGTGGACAGCTTGATGGAGACGCCGCCGCCGTTGGAGTTGGTGCGCCAGTCCTCGGAGTAGGAGCCGCCGTCCGCAGAGAGGGTATGCATGTCGCTGACGCTATCAGCGACCGACCACGCGTAGACGGTTTGGCTCAGGTTGTTGACGATCTGGACGCCGCCTCCAGAGGCGGAGGAGTTGCCGCTGCGCTGGATGACATGGGGCAGGGCAGTGGAGAGGGTGGCAAAGGCAGCAGCGAAGAAGGCCTTGGTGAACATCATGTTGACTGAGGATGTAGAGACTGAAGAGATTGTTCTGAAAGAAGACAGGATCGGTCTGTTCGACAGACAAGGAATAAGTGGTAGTCAAAGATTGACAAGAGAATGAAACAGTCGAATTGACTGAAAAGAAAGTAATGTCACTGGGAcaaagagaaagacaagaaagacaacTGACTTGGTGGTCAAGAGAGTGTTgtttgatgaagaaggaaacCAGAACACCTGTCGCGACAGGGGGTTATATAGCTTCAGATGCGATACCTGGAGGCAAGCCAAATTGCTCCATTTTGGGGTTAGTCAGGGTCGGGACTAGATGGCAAACTCCCAAGTATGGATTCGGTAGGTACCCCGAGCACACGAGAGGTGAACCAGAAAGTCGAGCCAACGTGGCTCGAGGTGCCTGGACCAGGGATCAAGTACTCTTGGATGCATCCATCGGAGGTTTGCCCTCTAGAAACCTGAAAaaaagggagagagaaagaaagaacCCCACTGCATCCATGGCCACTCAAGAAACTTGGGGATAATTGGCTCAAGTTCAAAGTTCGCAAGTACTTGATCCTGTTAGACCTGGTTCAATGACTGAATATTGTTATCATGAAATCAGGGCAGACTTTTGGGGTCCCTGTCGATCTCTTGCAGCCAGCCAATCGGCATCACGACAACAGCCATATCTGCACCACTAAACGAGACATATGCACGTTAAATGCCGCACCACTCACTTCATTTTGACCTCATCTAATGTATGACAGTGTACGATGAGCTGGAATGTCTCAGGTGACATTGATTATGCAGGTAGTTTACTATCACGTCAACAGTATAATGTAGCTCTGCTTGTTAGCTGCCtgacaccaacaccaacaccccGCATGAAGGCACTAGTACATGGATTCCCATATCTGGCTCCACTGACCCCATTCCCAAGCCTCAAACTCTGTCAAGCcccaagaaaggaaaaaagagaaaaaagaaccGGACGTTGTGATCTATGGTTCGGCAATTTAGTTCCCTTATTCTCGAACGCAGAAAATCTTTGGTCTTTGAGAAGATTCCCATGGTTTGGCAAAGTTTATTCGGTCCTCTGGCAACGCTTGTGGGTGCGTGGCATTTTGACAAACTCTGTAGGCATATCTTTTGTATAGTTAAGTGCGTGACAACATGCCTCAGAACCAGACAAAATGCGTGCACATTACTCTCAGTCAACTGGTTTGGTTCGGATGAAGGCAAATCCCTCAAGAGTCAACCCTTGGCTCCTCAGGCACACCAAAGAGAAGAGTTCTCTACGCTATTGAAAAACTCTTTCAGTTCTTTGTCAGCATCCTTGCCTCTTCCAGAAGACGCTGTTTTTGGAGTATACCCCAATACTCCTACAAATTCACTACCCTTCTTTCACATTCTCTTTTTCATTCTGCTGACCTTCGGAACCAAATAACACGAGCATTCTGAATGAAAACTCTTTTGCTTACACAATGACCAAAGCTTCTGGTCAAGATTGACCGACGTACTCAGATAGACACCCCTCTATCTTGTATCCACTGACGTGCGAAGCCAACTCCACTGCCCCAGTCAGAGTCACAACTGCCAATAACCTTGTTCCCAGAGACTAAAGAAAGGATCCAAGTCTCCAGTTCCTGTAAATCGAAGAATGGAAGACTCGTAAAGGATCCCTTGATCCCTTGTTCTCTTGCCCCTCCGAACCCTCCGAACCCTCCGACCCCTCCCGACACCTCTTTCGCGAGGATCCCCCGTTCTAGATTCCCACGTCACTATTCCAGGCTTTTGGTTGCTTTGGGTCTAGGCGCAGGGCCAAGGCTCAGAACTCTAATGTCTACGCCCTAGTGTTTAAGGAAGATCATAGGTCCGCTGGAACGGCGCGAGTGGTACATTGGCCTTGGGCTATACACGCAGGAACAAAATATGGTATACTTGCATgaacagaaaaaaaaaaaaagaaaagaaaagaaaatttGAATAAGACAAAGGGAGATCCTTGCCTCGAATGGATATTGAATAGTGGCCCCTGCCAGCCAACATACTTCGTAGCTTACGATAAGAGTCACACAGTCACACTACGTACTGCCAATCACCAGTATGGGGCCCGCAGTCCGGCCAGACTGGACAGCGTTCCCTCCCCCGCTGTATCCTCACGCTTCCGGTGCCCCGCCAGTTCCAAGTTGATTTGTCGGTGGATGTGCACCAGCCAGTCCACATAGCTCTGCGCCTCATTGTTGCGATCCTCCAGCAACAGTCGCGCAAATTCGTACTCGGCCCCGTCCAATCCCTGCCGTGCTAGCTGGATAGCCACCGCCTTCGATCCTCGAATTGTCGACAAGTACTGCAGGAGATTGCGCACTTGCGCATTCAAGTGTGTCTCCAGCACAGGTAACGACGACAGCTGTGGGTTCAGAGCTTGTAGAGACGTTTGCCCGGGTCCAAATAGATCCTCAAGCAGGTTCGGGGAAACTTGTGAATGAAGCCATAGTAAAATCATTTGGCCGTTGTCTACCAGGTACGCCCCGccctcctcgatcttggaGTAGCTGGCACGGAGCGCGGGTGGTACCTGTAATTGTCCCTGTTCATTCGGGAACCCATCCTCCGGTTGCATGTTGTGGATGGGGATGATCCGGGGATACAGGTACAGTGACAGCTCTGTGCATCCTATCGATCGTAGCATCCGGATATCATGAATCCGCCGGTCGGACGATTCCTGACCACCTACTTGCCCTGTTAGCGGTGAATCCATTGTTGCAACCGTAGTATACCTCACCTTTGAACGCCCTCGACTTGATCATGCTGAGCATGTACATGGAAAACTCCTTGAGATTCTCCGGCAACACGAGCTGTCCTGGAGGGTGCGACCCTGAAAAGACCTTGCGGTATCCGCTGAAAATATCCACCGTCTTCTCGGTGATGCTGGCCCGGATGTCTTTGAGTGGTTTGTCGAGCGTTTTGGCAGCCGCTGCAGGGCATTAGTATGCGCATGTCTCGGTTCCTTTGCTCTGCATCTTGGATACCTAccttccttggccatgatACTGACAACTGCGTCCTGGTCAACAAACTTCATCGTCTCCAAACCACCTTCGTTGACAGCCGCCACCGTGTTGATGCACCGCACCCGACGCTGCCCATTGGCAGAAGTGTACAACAGCGCAGCCTGGAAGTGAGCATCCAGCTTGGGATCCAGTTTGCCATCGTAGCTAAAGAGAACACCAATTGCCCTGTCTGCATCGATGGCTCCAATCTCGAGGTCTGCTCCAAACGTATGCTGCACAAAGTTTCCGTGATAGGCCGACACCTGAAGACCATTCGAGCAACGGACCTTCATCAGTGCCTGGAAGCCGGTATCGCGGGTGACCGAATGCG contains the following coding sequences:
- a CDS encoding putative extracellular thaumatin domain protein, whose product is MMFTKAFFAAAFATLSTALPHVIQRSGNSSASGGGVQIVNNLSQTVYAWSVADSVSDMHTLSADGGSYSEDWRTNSNGGGVSIKLSTKPDQSDVLQFEYTQSGDTIYWDMSCIDMGTDSEFSKFGFTVEPSQSGGDCPSVNCKAGDTACAEAYLQPKDDHATHGCPINTSFVVNIGN